Proteins encoded in a region of the Synechococcus sp. BIOS-U3-1 genome:
- a CDS encoding Nif11-like leader peptide family natural product precursor, which translates to MTPSPVQHFLEHLGRDPVLQVRVQAAATADEVAQLAQDLGYPVAGSDLLMLSGRSTAGVRVIRVDHPGEYPGRYY; encoded by the coding sequence ATGACCCCATCACCGGTACAACACTTTCTTGAGCATCTGGGCCGTGATCCGGTTCTGCAGGTACGGGTCCAGGCAGCGGCCACGGCGGATGAGGTGGCACAGCTTGCCCAGGATCTCGGCTATCCCGTTGCAGGCAGCGATCTTTTGATGTTGTCCGGCCGCAGCACGGCGGGGGTACGCGTCATACGCGTTGATCACCCCGGTGAATATCCAGGCCGTTACTACTGA